The Candidatus Zixiibacteriota bacterium genome window below encodes:
- a CDS encoding RidA family protein, with protein MKQVIQTDTAPAAIGPYSQAVKVASGSFVFCSGQIPLNPATMEVIGNNAAEQCEQVMKNIGAVLAAAGLDYGDVVKTTIFLNDMADFAAINEVYGRYFVDKQPARSTIQVERLPLDAMLEIEVIAIEK; from the coding sequence ATGAAGCAGGTTATTCAGACCGATACCGCCCCGGCCGCGATCGGACCCTATTCACAAGCCGTCAAGGTGGCCAGCGGCAGCTTCGTCTTTTGCTCCGGCCAGATACCACTTAATCCCGCCACAATGGAAGTCATCGGCAATAATGCCGCCGAGCAGTGCGAACAGGTGATGAAGAACATCGGCGCCGTACTCGCAGCCGCCGGGCTGGATTACGGTGATGTCGTAAAAACCACCATCTTTCTCAACGACATGGCCGACTTCGCCGCCATCAACGAGGTGTACGGACGATACTTCGTCGATAAACAGCCTGCCCGCTCCACCATTCAGGTGGAACGGCTGCCGCTGGACGCCATGCTCGAGATCGAAGTGATCGCCATCGAGAAATGA
- a CDS encoding NADH-quinone oxidoreductase subunit A — protein sequence MTEYLAVLCFIAVGTGIVLFTFFFSRLIRPHNPYPEKDLNYECAELPQGDSWIQFNNRFYIFALIFVIFDVEAIFLFPWAVAFGQLGLYALVEMVIFILILMFGLFYAWKKGALKWV from the coding sequence ATGACCGAGTATCTTGCGGTTCTTTGTTTTATCGCTGTAGGGACAGGAATAGTCCTGTTTACCTTTTTCTTCTCCCGGCTCATCCGGCCCCATAACCCCTATCCGGAAAAAGATCTCAACTACGAATGCGCCGAGTTGCCGCAAGGTGACTCGTGGATTCAGTTCAACAACCGCTTCTACATCTTCGCCCTCATTTTTGTCATTTTTGATGTTGAGGCCATCTTCCTGTTCCCCTGGGCGGTTGCGTTCGGTCAACTGGGGCTGTACGCGCTGGTTGAGATGGTCATCTTCATTCTGATCCTTATGTTCGGTCTGTTTTACGCCTGGAAAAAAGGAGCCCTCAAGTGGGTGTGA
- a CDS encoding tetratricopeptide repeat protein — MRASYSRVWCFSLLILGCGSPVNTQATDTERQVITLNEAAARFDRIGMLDSAWIAADSAIRLSEGVLGPDHPVTALSLNGLAALMYNWGRIEKAESLYTRIFTIWEQHPPIDSTLFGAALYNYGTIQLEKRRPGDAVSTLARAAVVLEATLGSRDQHVGDAYYTQGEAYRALKNCESALPAYRRSLEIRNTLEGPANLSVAQTLNSIGVCLVALDSLQEAERVYQRALTIVEQVNGPDDVASAYCMDNLARLYLRQKRYTEAERLSSLALDVFRVTPGEGSPEVAQSLVLRGEIFLGSGQYDRAVESLREAEALLMSLAGPSHRAVLDVRKSLSEAMALAVDSSRAAEAGGEPDSAAPDSE; from the coding sequence GTGAGAGCCAGTTATTCGCGGGTATGGTGCTTTTCCCTGCTTATTCTGGGCTGTGGTTCGCCCGTTAACACACAGGCGACTGATACCGAACGGCAGGTCATAACGCTCAACGAGGCTGCGGCCCGTTTCGACAGGATCGGGATGCTTGACAGCGCCTGGATCGCAGCCGACAGTGCGATTCGCCTGAGCGAGGGCGTCCTCGGACCGGATCATCCGGTAACCGCCCTCAGTCTCAACGGACTGGCGGCGCTCATGTACAACTGGGGCCGGATCGAGAAAGCCGAAAGCCTGTATACGCGAATATTCACGATCTGGGAGCAGCATCCGCCGATCGACAGTACCCTATTCGGAGCGGCCCTTTACAATTACGGGACGATTCAGCTGGAGAAACGACGACCCGGCGACGCCGTGAGCACGCTTGCGCGGGCTGCGGTCGTACTCGAGGCCACGCTCGGGAGCCGGGACCAGCATGTCGGCGACGCGTACTACACGCAGGGCGAGGCATACCGCGCCTTGAAAAACTGCGAGTCAGCCTTGCCGGCGTACCGGCGGTCGCTGGAGATCCGCAACACGCTTGAAGGTCCGGCCAACCTCTCGGTTGCCCAGACACTGAACAGTATCGGAGTCTGCCTGGTCGCGCTCGACTCGTTACAAGAAGCCGAACGGGTGTACCAGCGGGCGCTGACGATCGTGGAACAGGTTAACGGTCCCGACGACGTAGCATCGGCATACTGCATGGACAATCTTGCGCGGCTGTATCTGCGTCAGAAACGATATACCGAGGCTGAGCGGCTGTCGTCACTCGCACTCGACGTGTTTCGAGTGACACCGGGCGAGGGGAGTCCCGAAGTGGCCCAGTCTCTGGTCCTTCGCGGGGAAATCTTTCTGGGGAGCGGTCAGTATGACCGCGCGGTGGAATCCTTGCGTGAGGCCGAGGCTCTTCTGATGTCACTGGCCGGTCCGTCACACCGGGCCGTGCTCGATGTACGGAAATCACTGTCTGAAGCGATGGCGTTGGCGGTGGACTCATCGCGCGCCGCTGAGGCGGGCGGCGAACCGGATTCGGCGGCTCCAGATTCAGAATAG
- a CDS encoding NADH-quinone oxidoreductase subunit B family protein yields the protein MIKKIPVYAERIPGGSIVTTSLEAVLHHGQASSLWYLLFGTACCAIELMCTGASRYDFDRLGMIFRASPRQSDLIIVAGTITKKMAPRLRRLHDQMAEPRYVIAMGGCTIKGGPFYYDSYAVEKGVDHIVPVDVYIPGCPPRPESLLEGCLTLQKKIKQQKLSDWQK from the coding sequence GTGATAAAGAAGATTCCGGTGTATGCCGAGCGCATTCCGGGCGGTTCGATTGTGACGACCAGTCTGGAGGCGGTGTTGCATCACGGCCAGGCGTCCTCGTTGTGGTACCTGCTGTTTGGAACCGCCTGTTGCGCTATTGAACTGATGTGTACCGGCGCGTCGCGCTACGATTTCGACCGTCTCGGGATGATCTTCCGCGCGTCGCCGCGTCAGTCCGACCTCATTATAGTAGCCGGCACGATCACCAAGAAGATGGCCCCCCGCCTCCGCCGCCTGCACGATCAGATGGCCGAACCGCGCTACGTTATCGCCATGGGCGGCTGCACCATCAAGGGCGGTCCGTTTTACTACGACTCCTATGCAGTCGAAAAAGGCGTCGATCATATCGTACCGGTCGACGTGTATATCCCCGGCTGTCCGCCCCGTCCCGAGTCCTTGCTCGAAGGATGTCTGACCCTGCAGAAGAAAATCAAGCAGCAGAAGCTGAGTGACTGGCAGAAGTAA